The Nerophis lumbriciformis linkage group LG07, RoL_Nlum_v2.1, whole genome shotgun sequence genome window below encodes:
- the nrros gene encoding transforming growth factor beta activator LRRC33, with protein sequence MSVHGPSLCRLLLFFMSLRSTLTPASSHPPHHPCRLTQRTALCNNSNLTSVPAGLPGSTEELQLNFNLIKTLQGNCLQYPSLTTLSLACNNLETLKRNTFQHSKLLKSLNFANNNLYVSYEETSNALKMLPELKSLDLSENKMDEEMAAVLLQNLTSLEYLNLSGNLLQRIDETTFRDLHLLKELDLQRNLLFEIDNAFDNTPKLQRLNLAINHLPCLTDFHMTQLVVLNASHNFIEWFISRQDVNDTFQIETLDLSDNKLLFFPFLPNVSRLRNLYLSYNSVSFYEHLEDNVTYPNLTTTVEFYNTMRNTTNITARLWDDNLHGDISSVEMLDLRGNQLQYFPQGFIRKMPFLSRLRLCGNCLESLNLTLEQFSGSLFELDVSNNRLKEIVTNDVTLGTLSNLTYLNLSLNDLDCGSSGLFFALSSLGSVDLSYNNIGTCLPDEAEASSGSNTASVDWKTTVSLRRLYLKGCNLGKIPPSAFSGMSLTHLDLSDNPELSGQPSIQSLSSTLQHLGLGNTHIGDFDFSDFLNLKSLNISYNSLSHIPASVVKLDVKLLDLRDNKLSTIPSAQAKTLASKLHTVFLTGNPFNCCQTEWFRTFERTKTIHVVGQSDMECTDLLRIHSILHSRLFLCQEETGESMFWYIVLFVPICISLVGILLIVFLTMKPKVIHKSIKKKCFKPTSY encoded by the exons ATGTCAGTTCACGGCCCTTCGCTGTGTCGCTTACTATTATTCTTCATGTCCCTACGGAGCACCTTGACGCCGGCCTCAAGTCATCCACCACATCATCCGTGCCGCCTG ACACAAAGGACAGCTCTCTGCAACAATAGCAACCTAACGTCTGTTCCTGCGGGACTACCAGGTAGCACCGAGGAGCTTCAGCTCAATTTTAATCTCATTAAGACACTACAGGGCAATTGTCTTCAATACCCCTCACTCACTACCCTCAGTTTAGCCTGCAATAATCTGGAGACATTAAAGCGGAACACTTTTCAGCACTCCAAATTGTTAAAAAGTCTCAATTTTGCTAATAATAATCTGTACGTCAGCTACGAAGAAACCAGCAATGCTCTAAAGATGCTACCCGAGCTCAAATCTTTAGATCTATCAGAGAATAAGATGGATGAAGAAATGGCTGCAGTTCTTCTTCAAAATCTGACGTCTTTGGAGTACCTAAATCTTTCTGGAAACCTCTTGCAACGCATCGATGAGACCACGTTTAGGGATCTTCACCTACTCAAAGAGCTGGACCTGCAGAGGAACCTCCTGTTTGAGATCGACAATGCCTTTGACAACACTCCCAAACTACAGCGGCTCAATTTGGCCATCAATCACCTGCCCTGCCTGACTGACTTCCACATGACCCAGCTGGTGGTTCTCAACGCCAGCCACAACTTCATCGAGTGGTTCATCTCCAGGCAGGACGTCAATGACACCTTCCAAATAGAGACGCTCGATCTGTCCGATAACAAACTGCTATTTTTTCCTTTCTTACCCAACGTGAGCCGCTTGAGAAATCTTTACCTGTCCTACAACAGCGTGAGTTTCTACGAGCACCTGGAGGACAACGTCACGTACCCAAACCTGACCACTACGGTGGAATTCTACAACACGATGAGGAACACTACGAACATAACAGCTAGGCTGTGGGATGACAACCTTCACGGGGACATCTCCTCGGTCGAGATGTTAGACCTGCGAGGAAATCAGTTGCAGTACTTCCCACAGGGATTCATCCGGAAAATGCCATTCCTGTCTCGACTCCGGTTGTGTGGAAACTGTCTGGAAAGTTTGAATCTGACTTTGGAGCAGTTCTCTGGGAGCTTGTTTGAGTTGGATGTTAGCAACAACCGCCTAAAGGAGATTGTGACCAATGACGTTACACTGGGAACTCTTAGCAATCTCACATACCTCAACCTCAGCCTCAATGACCTTGACTGCGGATCTTCTGGACTGTTCTTTGCATTGTCAAGCCTTGGATCAGTGGACCTGAGTTACAACAACATCGGCACGTGTCTTCCTGACGAAGCTGAGGCCAGCTCAGGCTCGAACACAGCGTCTGTGGACTGGAAAACAACCGTGTCCTTAAGGCGGCTTTACTTAAAGGGATGCAATCTCGGAAAAATTCCTCCGTCTGCATTCTCTGGCATGTCTCTCACACATTTAGACCTGTCTGACAACCCTGAGCTAAGTGGCCAACCGTCCATACAAAGTTTGAGCAGCACATTACAGCACTTAGGTTTGGGAAACACACACATCGGGGACTTTGACTTCTCAGATTTTCTAAATCTGAAATCTCTGAATATTTCTTACAATTCCCTCTCACATATTCCCGCGTCGGTCGTAAAGCTGGACGTAAAATTGCTTGACTTAAGGGACAACAAGCTGTCTACTATCCCCTCAGCTCAGGCGAAGACTTTAGCTTCAAAACTTCACACTGTTTTCCTCACAGGAAATCCATTCAACTGCTGCCAAACAGAATGGTTTCGGACATTTGAAAGAACAAAGACAATCCATGTGGTGGGACAGTCAGACATGGAGTGTACAGATCTCTTACGAATCCACAGCATCCTACATTCCCGGTTGTTTCTGTGTCAAGAGGAAACCGGGGAATCTATGTTTTGGTATATTGTCCTTTTTGTTCCCATCTGTATTTCTTTGGTGGGCATTTTATTGATTGTGTTCCTTACTATGAAGCCCAAAGTAATACACAAGTCGATCAAAAAGAAATGTTTTAAGCCAACATCCTATTGA
- the fbxo45 gene encoding F-box/SPRY domain-containing protein 1, whose amino-acid sequence MMSGAAGGGSSSLGAASGAGCSSAGPLHAGAGAGVAGRLPARVLEHIFSYLDMLDLTQCALVCWHWSNMLADENSEVWRSLCARSLSDEALRSDILCNLPSYKAKLKSYQHALSSHDCSRNVYVKKNGFTLHRNPIAQSTDGARGKIGFSEGRHAWEIWWEGPLGTVAVIGLATKRASMQCQGYVALLGSDDQSWGWNLVDNNLLHNGEVSGNFPQCNNAPKYQIGERIRVILDMDDKTLAFERGFEFLGIAFRGLPKACLFPAVSAVYGNTEVTMVYLGKPLDG is encoded by the exons ATGATGTCGGGGGCGGCCGGGGGAGGCTCCTCTAGTCTGGGCGCGGCGTCGGGAGCTGGTTGCAGCTCCGCCGGCCCTCTTCACGCCGGGGCAGGCGCAGGGGTGGCGGGGAGGCTGCCCGCGCGGGTCCTGGAGCACATCTTCTCCTACTTGGACATGCTGGATCTGACCCAGTGCGCCTTGGTGTGCTGGCACTGGAGCAACATGCTGGCGGATGAAAACAGCGAGGTGTGGCGGAGCCTGTGTGCCCGCTCGCTGAGCGACGAGGCGCTGCGGTCCGACATCCTGTGCAACCTCCCGTCATACAAGGCCAAG CTCAAATCTTACCAGCACGCTCTGAGCTCCCACGATTGCTCCCGCAACGTGTACGTGAAGAAGAACGGTTTCACCCTGCACCGCAACCCCATCGCCCAGAGCACCGACGGGGCGCGGGGCAAGATCGGCTTTTCGGAGGGGCGCCACGCCTGGGAGATCTGGTGGGAAGGGCCCCTGGGGACGGTGGCGGTGATCGGCCTGGCCACGAAGCGGGCGTCCATGCAGTGCCAGGGCTACGTGGCCCTGCTGGGCAGCGACGACCAGAGCTGGGGATGGAACCTGGTGGACAACAACCTGCTGCACAACGGGGAAGTGAGCGGGAACTTCCCGCAGTGCAACAACGCGCCCAAATATCAG ATCGGAGAGCGAATACGAGTAATTCTCGACATGGATGACAAGACGTTAGCCTTCGAGAGGGGGTTTGAGTTTCTCGGGATCGCCTTCCGGGGGCTGCCCAAAGCCTGCCTGTTCCCCGCCGTCTCCGCGGTGTACGGCAACACCGAGGTCACCATGGTGTATTTGGGGAAACCGCTGGACGGCTGA